Genomic segment of Dactylococcopsis salina PCC 8305:
AACAATCTGTCATCAGTGGTTAAAAAGACATCAAGATGATAGATTTGACTAAAGGCTAAATGGAAAGCATCATTTAGTTTAAATCCTTGTTCAATTAAATTACTTGCTAGAGTTTCTATTCTATCATTAGTATCTAGATAACGAGTAGCAATGGATAAAATTGTTTTAAGTTGTTCTTTTTTAAAGGAATCTGAATTTCTGGAAATTTCAAATTCAATTGAATCACTATTTACTAATGTCCATTTTTGTTGTTGACATTGTTCTAGAATAAAAATCATAGCTTCTGCTTCTAATTTTATTCTGGGTTGTTGTAAGTCATCAAGGGGACGATTTAGACAACAAATATCAGCATAAATTAAGTAGGGCTTGCTAAAAAAGTCCATTGGTTGGTTTAGTTACATCTTGTAGGGGTTGCCTTGCCCACTTTTTGGTTCATTGCATCATTAATCATTAATAATTGACTTAGCAATCTTGGAGTTGTTGTTCAAAAGTAGATGTTACATCTTGTAGGGTTTGCCTTGCAAACCCTACGCAAATCAAGGAAGACTTATCACTACTAGAAAACAAAGGTACGGAAACCCACACTCGTTTCTGAGTTGCCAAGCGATAGTAAATTCGGCTAAATTAGCACTCAGAACAAGAGAGTGCTAAAAAAAGAGGAAATTAACTTATGGCAACTGTATCCCTTAGTGTTTCTACCGTCAAACCCCTTGCCGATCGAATCTTCGTCAAGATCAGTCCCCAAGAAGAAAAAACCGCTGGCGGGATTCTGCTTCCCGACACCGCCAAAGAGAAACCCCAAGTTGGGGAAGTGGTACAAGTGGGACCTGGCAAACGCAACGATGACGGTAGCCGTACCGAACCCGAAGTGAAAGTGGGAGACAGAGTTCTCTACTCCAAATACGCGGGAACCGATATCAAACTCAGTAACGAAGACTACGTTCTCCTTTCTGAAAAAGACATCCTCGCAATTGTCAACTAAATTAATCAACACCTATTAAGGAGAAGATAAACTACTATGGCTAAATCAATCATTTACAACGATAAAGCCCGTCGCGCTTTGGAACGCGGAATTGATGTTCTTGCTGAATCTGTCGCGGTAACATTAGGACCGAAAGGACGCAATGTCGTATTAGAGAAAAAGTTTGGCGCACCTCAAATTATTAACGATGGTGTCACCATTGCCAAAGAAATCGAACTGGATGATCACATCGAAAATACTGGCGTTGCGCTGATTCGTCAGGCGGCTTCTAAAACTAACGATGCGGCTGGTGACGGAACCACGACCTCGATCATCTTAGCTCATGCTTTAGTGAAAGAAGGCTTAAGAAACGTCGCTGCTGGTGCGAATGCGATCGCGCTCAAACGCGGTATTGACAAAGCCGTAGAATTTTTAGTCGGAAAAATCAAAGAACACGCCACTGAAATCAACGATCCGAAAGCGATCGCGCAAGTGGGAACAATCTCTGCTGGTAATGATCCAGAAGTGGGCGACATGATCGCCAAAGCAATGGACAAAGTGGGTAAAGAAGGGGTC
This window contains:
- the groES gene encoding co-chaperone GroES; the encoded protein is MATVSLSVSTVKPLADRIFVKISPQEEKTAGGILLPDTAKEKPQVGEVVQVGPGKRNDDGSRTEPEVKVGDRVLYSKYAGTDIKLSNEDYVLLSEKDILAIVN
- a CDS encoding PIN domain-containing protein; its protein translation is MDFFSKPYLIYADICCLNRPLDDLQQPRIKLEAEAMIFILEQCQQQKWTLVNSDSIEFEISRNSDSFKKEQLKTILSIATRYLDTNDRIETLASNLIEQGFKLNDAFHLAFSQIYHLDVFLTTDDRLLKKAKKFPNFITIKVENPVIWLMNILQEETDEAN